One region of Mycolicibacterium lutetiense genomic DNA includes:
- the mrf gene encoding ribosome hibernation factor-recruiting GTPase MRF — protein sequence MRTPVVLIAGQGDSNGVADELGRRPGTVLVRHTFDGHVVLRTVADRNGTSELALELAHGCVSCTVRDDLLILLRRLHRRGDVDRIVVQLMPWLEAEPVCWAINTIRVHVGPGYLDGPAARDVTIEAVIACLDAAVWLQQSVGDEELPDGRTVAQVVVGQAEFADMLVLNEPEATTLAVLRRLAPRARITVGPDRVELALAHLEPNSRRGRTATPHDPLLAGEPPLAPDDEVIIIEFAARRPFHPLRLHDAVDLLLDGVVRTRGRAWLANRPTDVMWIESAGGGMHFSNAGKWLSAMDSTELAYTDPERVAMAAIDWHHQFGDRHVSLTVLACGARPGEVIEALRGALLTDDELARPDLWADYPDPFGDWHQEPCQPGIDEPAASVHQEIRQDIHQEGESQ from the coding sequence GTGCGAACCCCTGTGGTGCTGATCGCCGGTCAAGGTGACAGCAACGGCGTAGCGGACGAACTGGGCCGCAGGCCCGGAACCGTGCTGGTGCGCCATACCTTTGACGGCCACGTGGTGCTGCGGACCGTGGCCGACCGGAACGGGACATCCGAACTCGCTCTCGAGCTCGCCCACGGTTGCGTGTCCTGCACCGTCCGCGACGACCTGCTGATCCTGTTGCGGCGCCTACACCGGCGCGGCGACGTGGATCGCATCGTGGTGCAGTTGATGCCCTGGCTGGAGGCCGAGCCGGTGTGCTGGGCGATCAACACCATCCGGGTCCACGTCGGGCCCGGTTACCTCGACGGGCCTGCCGCTCGCGACGTCACCATCGAGGCGGTGATCGCGTGCCTGGACGCGGCGGTCTGGCTGCAACAGTCTGTCGGCGACGAGGAACTGCCCGACGGACGCACGGTCGCCCAGGTGGTCGTCGGTCAGGCCGAGTTCGCCGACATGCTGGTGCTCAACGAGCCCGAGGCCACCACCCTGGCAGTGCTGCGCCGGCTCGCGCCCCGCGCCCGCATCACCGTGGGCCCCGACCGCGTCGAGCTCGCCCTGGCGCATCTGGAGCCGAACAGCCGGCGCGGGCGCACGGCCACCCCGCACGATCCACTCCTGGCCGGTGAACCGCCGCTGGCGCCCGACGACGAGGTCATCATCATCGAATTCGCCGCGCGGCGGCCGTTTCACCCGCTGCGCCTGCACGACGCCGTCGACCTCCTGCTCGACGGGGTGGTGCGCACCCGCGGCCGGGCCTGGCTGGCCAACCGCCCGACCGACGTCATGTGGATCGAATCCGCGGGCGGCGGAATGCACTTCAGCAACGCCGGAAAGTGGTTATCGGCAATGGATTCCACCGAGCTGGCCTACACCGATCCGGAACGCGTGGCGATGGCCGCGATCGACTGGCATCACCAGTTCGGCGATCGTCACGTATCGCTGACGGTCCTGGCCTGCGGTGCCCGCCCCGGCGAGGTCATCGAAGCGCTGCGCGGCGCGCTGCTCACCGACGACGAGCTGGCCCGACCGGACCTGTGGGCCGATTACCCCGACCCGTTCGGGGACTGGCACCAAGAGCCCTGTCAGCCGGGAATTGACGAACCCGCCGCGTCCGTCCATCAGGAAATCCGTCAGGACATCCATCAGGAAGGGGAATCCCAATGA
- the rpmB gene encoding 50S ribosomal protein L28: MSAHCQVTGRSPGFGNTVSHSHKRSRRRWNPNIQTKTYYLAGEGRRVRLRVSAKGIKVIDRDGIEAVVARLRSAGEKI, translated from the coding sequence ATGTCTGCCCACTGCCAAGTCACCGGGCGCTCGCCCGGGTTCGGCAACACGGTGTCGCACTCGCACAAGCGCAGTCGTCGCCGCTGGAACCCCAACATCCAGACCAAGACCTACTACCTGGCAGGCGAGGGTCGCCGGGTCCGGCTTCGGGTCAGCGCCAAGGGAATCAAGGTGATCGACCGTGACGGCATCGAGGCCGTGGTGGCCCGGCTGCGTAGCGCAGGGGAGAAGATCTGA
- the rpmG gene encoding 50S ribosomal protein L33, whose amino-acid sequence MASTDIRPIVKLKSTAGTGYTYVTRKNRRNDPDRIVLRKYDPVTRRHVEFREER is encoded by the coding sequence ATGGCCAGCACCGATATCCGGCCCATCGTGAAGCTGAAGTCGACCGCGGGCACCGGGTACACGTACGTCACCCGCAAGAACCGCCGCAACGACCCGGACCGGATCGTGCTGCGCAAGTACGACCCGGTCACCCGTCGTCACGTCGAATTCCGTGAGGAGCGCTGA
- the rpsN gene encoding 30S ribosomal protein S14, whose amino-acid sequence MAKRSKIVKNEQRRKLVERYAERRAELKEAIRNPAGTREEKAAAVTALQRLPRDSSPVRLRNRDAVDGRPRGHLRKFGLSRVRVREMAHRGELPGVRKSSW is encoded by the coding sequence ATGGCCAAGCGATCCAAGATCGTCAAGAACGAGCAGCGCCGGAAACTCGTGGAGCGCTATGCGGAACGACGGGCCGAGCTCAAAGAGGCCATCCGCAATCCGGCCGGCACGCGTGAGGAGAAAGCCGCAGCGGTCACGGCGCTGCAGCGGCTGCCGCGTGATTCCAGCCCGGTGCGGCTGCGCAATCGAGACGCGGTCGACGGCCGGCCGCGTGGCCATCTGCGGAAGTTCGGGCTGTCGCGGGTCCGCGTCCGCGAAATGGCGCACCGCGGTGAACTGCCGGGCGTGCGGAAGTCGAGTTGGTGA
- the rpsR gene encoding 30S ribosomal protein S18 has protein sequence MAANSRKNTRKRPPATDVKKPRRNQLKALGVTEVDYKDVHLLRTFISERGKIRSRRITGLTPQQQRQVATAIKNAREMALLPVVGPA, from the coding sequence ATGGCGGCGAACTCCCGGAAGAACACCAGGAAGCGCCCTCCGGCCACCGATGTCAAGAAGCCCAGGCGCAATCAGCTGAAGGCCCTCGGCGTGACCGAGGTCGACTACAAGGATGTCCATCTGCTGCGCACCTTCATCAGTGAGCGGGGCAAGATCCGGTCCCGGCGCATCACCGGGCTCACTCCGCAACAACAGCGCCAGGTCGCCACGGCGATCAAGAACGCCAGGGAGATGGCGCTGCTGCCGGTGGTCGGCCCGGCTTGA
- a CDS encoding ABC transporter substrate-binding protein translates to MGARWLITGLVSALLVSGCASTAAPETAGNAPPGFPVTVDNCGVSTTYGRPPARAVALNQHAIETLLALGLQDSMVGTSFLDDRILPEYQAAYDSVPVLAKEYPSYESLLAVEPDFVYGGWDSAFDEKEGRARQRLTDAGVNTYLNIEDCRSGPVAMSTVDDEIRSIGKIFGVTDRAERQIQTLHDELAQSAAKVRDVQPARVAVYDSGEATVFTSGGKGIGNLMIEAAGGVNVFADVPKVWGDVSFEQFAERAPEVIVIYDYGDQPVADKKRFLTEHPLLQHVPAVAQQRFAVLPLSSVVVGVRVGRAVQALARQLHPDRFS, encoded by the coding sequence ATGGGTGCTCGTTGGCTGATCACCGGACTGGTGTCGGCGCTACTGGTATCGGGGTGCGCCTCGACCGCAGCGCCTGAGACTGCGGGCAACGCTCCGCCGGGATTCCCGGTCACTGTCGACAATTGCGGTGTCAGCACCACCTATGGCCGACCGCCGGCCCGTGCGGTCGCACTCAACCAGCATGCGATCGAGACGCTGCTGGCGCTGGGCCTGCAGGATTCCATGGTCGGCACGTCGTTCCTCGACGACCGGATCCTGCCCGAATATCAGGCCGCCTACGACAGCGTTCCGGTACTGGCCAAGGAGTACCCGTCCTACGAGTCGCTGCTGGCTGTCGAACCCGATTTCGTCTACGGCGGCTGGGACAGTGCGTTCGACGAGAAGGAGGGTCGCGCCCGGCAACGGCTGACCGACGCCGGGGTGAATACCTACCTCAATATCGAGGACTGCCGGTCCGGGCCCGTCGCCATGTCCACCGTGGACGACGAAATCCGCAGTATCGGAAAGATCTTCGGTGTCACCGACCGGGCCGAGCGGCAGATCCAGACGCTGCACGACGAGCTGGCGCAGTCCGCGGCGAAGGTGCGTGACGTCCAGCCGGCGCGGGTCGCGGTCTATGACAGCGGTGAGGCGACGGTGTTCACCTCGGGCGGCAAGGGCATCGGCAACCTGATGATCGAGGCGGCCGGCGGCGTCAACGTGTTCGCCGACGTGCCCAAGGTGTGGGGCGACGTATCGTTCGAGCAGTTCGCCGAGCGGGCGCCCGAGGTCATCGTGATCTACGACTACGGCGATCAGCCGGTTGCCGACAAGAAACGCTTTCTGACCGAACATCCGCTGCTGCAACATGTTCCGGCGGTTGCTCAGCAGCGGTTCGCGGTGCTCCCGTTGTCTTCGGTGGTGGTCGGGGTGCGGGTGGGCCGCGCGGTGCAGGCCCTGGCCCGACAGCTGCACCCGGACCGATTTTCGTGA
- a CDS encoding FecCD family ABC transporter permease: MPYRLVLAGLAALLLTAMTAGVAVGSVSIAPGQVWAIVVHAVHPGLVEQSWPAVRESIVLDARLPRVVLAAVVGAGLAACGMALQAVVRNPLADPMLLGVSSGASVGAVAMLVFGAGVLPALTLPLAAFLGAFLALVAVYFLARSGGRMTTVRLVLAGVAVAEVLSALASLMIVTSDDPHKAQSAVRWMLGGLGGTTWRMVWVPALAVVLGVIVLLAVTRSLNLLYTGEEAAASLGLDVHRFRAGMFLVVALMVGTMVAVSGTIGFVGLVMPHVTRLLVGADHRRALPAAALLGAAFLVLCDIVARTVAAPEELPVGILTALVGGPFFLWLMRRKARV, encoded by the coding sequence ATTCCCTACCGGCTGGTCCTCGCCGGGCTTGCCGCGCTGTTGCTGACGGCGATGACTGCCGGCGTTGCCGTCGGTTCGGTGTCCATCGCGCCGGGACAGGTGTGGGCCATCGTGGTGCACGCCGTCCATCCGGGCCTCGTCGAGCAGAGTTGGCCTGCGGTAAGGGAATCCATCGTGCTCGACGCCCGGCTGCCCCGGGTCGTGCTGGCGGCGGTGGTCGGGGCAGGGCTGGCAGCGTGCGGCATGGCGCTGCAGGCCGTGGTGCGTAATCCGCTCGCCGATCCCATGCTGCTGGGCGTCTCCTCGGGAGCCTCGGTCGGCGCCGTCGCCATGCTGGTGTTCGGCGCCGGGGTGCTACCTGCACTGACCTTGCCGTTGGCAGCTTTCCTCGGAGCCTTCCTCGCGCTCGTCGCGGTCTACTTTCTGGCCCGCTCGGGCGGGCGGATGACGACCGTACGGCTGGTTCTGGCCGGCGTGGCGGTGGCCGAGGTGCTGTCCGCGCTGGCAAGTCTGATGATCGTGACCTCTGACGATCCGCACAAGGCGCAGTCGGCTGTGCGGTGGATGCTCGGGGGCCTGGGTGGCACCACCTGGCGCATGGTCTGGGTGCCCGCGTTGGCGGTGGTCCTCGGCGTGATCGTGCTGCTGGCCGTCACCCGATCGCTGAATCTGCTCTACACCGGTGAGGAGGCGGCCGCCTCGCTCGGGCTCGATGTACACCGGTTCAGGGCGGGAATGTTTCTCGTCGTGGCGCTCATGGTCGGAACCATGGTCGCGGTCAGCGGGACGATCGGGTTTGTCGGGCTGGTCATGCCGCATGTGACGCGTCTGTTGGTCGGTGCCGACCATCGCCGGGCACTGCCGGCCGCCGCACTGCTGGGGGCGGCATTTTTGGTGCTGTGCGACATCGTGGCCAGGACCGTGGCCGCGCCGGAGGAACTGCCCGTCGGGATCCTGACCGCACTCGTCGGCGGGCCGTTCTTCCTGTGGCTGATGCGACGAAAGGCCCGGGTGTGA
- a CDS encoding ABC transporter ATP-binding protein: MTAGVEFEAVSVSVRGRPLIADVSLSVAPGEMLAVVGPNGAGKTTLLRTLYRALRPSAGRVLVDGADVWMLPGKLAARRVAAVLQEAAGDFELTVFDMVAMGRTPYKRSFDSDSREDREIIGSALAALDIADLSGAGYGRLSGGQKQRVLIARALAQRTEVIVLDEPTNHLDLRHQHEALGLLRESGATVVAALHDLNLAAAYCDRICVLDGGELVTVGTPVEVLTVDLLADVYGVAARIAVDAGRPQITVVPKTVATW; the protein is encoded by the coding sequence GTGACGGCAGGCGTGGAGTTCGAGGCGGTTTCGGTGTCGGTGCGCGGCAGACCGTTGATCGCCGACGTCTCGTTGTCGGTCGCCCCCGGTGAGATGCTGGCCGTGGTGGGTCCCAACGGGGCTGGCAAGACGACGCTGCTGCGGACGTTGTACCGGGCCCTGCGGCCGAGCGCGGGACGGGTGCTGGTTGACGGCGCCGACGTCTGGATGCTGCCCGGCAAATTGGCCGCGCGACGCGTCGCGGCGGTATTGCAGGAAGCCGCAGGCGATTTCGAGCTCACCGTGTTCGACATGGTGGCGATGGGGCGCACACCGTACAAGCGATCGTTCGACTCCGACAGCCGTGAGGACCGCGAAATCATCGGCAGCGCGTTGGCCGCGCTGGATATTGCGGACCTGAGCGGGGCCGGCTACGGCCGGCTGTCCGGAGGACAGAAGCAACGCGTGCTCATCGCTCGCGCGCTGGCCCAACGCACCGAGGTCATCGTGCTCGACGAGCCCACGAACCACCTCGATCTGCGCCACCAGCACGAGGCCCTGGGCCTGCTGCGGGAGTCCGGTGCGACGGTGGTCGCCGCCCTGCACGACCTGAATCTCGCTGCGGCATATTGCGATCGGATCTGTGTGCTTGACGGCGGAGAACTGGTTACCGTCGGAACCCCCGTGGAGGTCCTCACCGTGGATCTACTTGCCGACGTATACGGGGTCGCAGCCCGGATCGCTGTCGATGCCGGAAGGCCTCAGATCACCGTCGTGCCCAAGACGGTGGCGACGTGGTGA
- a CDS encoding (2Fe-2S)-binding protein, with amino-acid sequence MNIGTQLGEIASLGGFFAITVGGDPAGWVPVRRCYDDGCADLVAKTTAGYRTTDLRIGASLVQFSHASRLWSPLLGCALQYGVLPGLADLQRRGTSTELRLPEPLGEPVDAGTEMVRQLYRSVIVDHLEPLAAGLRVKMAPRLLYGNAAAALVAAAAQLARARPELHYDVLDVTESLLATGELVGTGHLTGLTFRRRSCCLYYRVPGGSNCGDCALN; translated from the coding sequence GTGAACATCGGCACCCAGCTCGGCGAGATCGCCTCGCTCGGCGGGTTCTTCGCCATCACCGTCGGCGGGGATCCGGCCGGCTGGGTTCCGGTGCGACGCTGTTATGACGACGGCTGCGCCGACCTCGTCGCCAAGACCACCGCCGGGTATCGCACGACGGACCTTCGTATCGGTGCCTCCCTGGTTCAGTTCAGCCACGCGTCACGCTTGTGGTCACCGCTGCTGGGGTGTGCGCTGCAGTACGGGGTGCTGCCCGGGCTGGCCGATCTGCAGCGCCGCGGCACCAGTACCGAACTCCGGTTGCCGGAGCCGCTGGGCGAACCTGTCGACGCCGGTACGGAGATGGTGCGGCAGCTGTATCGATCGGTGATCGTCGACCACCTCGAGCCGCTGGCCGCCGGGCTTCGGGTCAAGATGGCGCCGCGGCTGCTCTACGGCAATGCCGCGGCGGCGTTGGTCGCGGCGGCGGCTCAGCTGGCCCGGGCCCGACCGGAACTGCACTACGACGTCCTGGACGTCACCGAATCACTGTTGGCCACCGGCGAATTGGTGGGGACGGGCCACCTGACGGGGTTGACGTTCCGCCGCCGCAGTTGTTGCCTCTACTACCGGGTGCCCGGCGGATCGAACTGCGGAGATTGCGCGCTCAACTGA
- a CDS encoding LamB/YcsF family protein, with protein sequence MAASVDLNADLGESFGAWKLGDDEAMLDLVTSANVACGFHAGDPALLLRTCRAAADRGVRVGAQVSYRDLAGFGRRFIDVTPEDLTADVIYQIGALQGIAHAAGTTVTYVKPHGALYNTIVSHRDQAAAVAAAVAAVDTGLPVLGLSDSVFFEEAEQRGLRTVAEAFADRAYQPDGTLVSRREPGAVLHDPAEIAERVARMVTAGQVTALDGSAIEVTVDSVCVHGDSPGAVQIATAVRERLTEVGITLAAFS encoded by the coding sequence GTGGCTGCATCCGTCGACCTCAACGCCGATCTCGGCGAGAGCTTCGGCGCGTGGAAACTCGGTGACGACGAGGCCATGCTCGACCTGGTCACCAGTGCCAACGTGGCCTGCGGTTTCCATGCCGGGGATCCGGCGCTGTTGCTGCGCACCTGCCGCGCGGCCGCGGACCGCGGTGTACGCGTCGGCGCCCAGGTCAGCTACCGGGACCTGGCCGGATTCGGCAGACGCTTCATCGACGTCACGCCCGAGGACCTGACCGCCGACGTGATCTACCAGATCGGCGCGCTGCAGGGCATCGCCCATGCCGCCGGAACAACTGTGACCTACGTGAAACCCCATGGTGCGCTGTACAACACGATCGTCAGCCACCGGGACCAGGCCGCCGCGGTGGCGGCCGCGGTAGCGGCCGTCGACACCGGCCTGCCAGTGCTGGGCCTGTCCGATTCGGTGTTCTTCGAGGAGGCCGAGCAACGCGGGCTGCGCACCGTCGCCGAGGCGTTCGCCGACCGCGCCTACCAACCCGACGGCACCTTGGTGTCGCGGCGCGAACCTGGCGCGGTGCTGCACGATCCCGCGGAGATCGCCGAGCGGGTGGCGCGGATGGTCACCGCCGGCCAGGTCACCGCGTTGGACGGCTCGGCCATCGAGGTGACAGTGGATTCCGTCTGCGTACACGGTGATTCCCCGGGTGCGGTGCAGATCGCCACGGCGGTGCGTGAGCGCCTGACCGAAGTCGGGATCACCCTGGCCGCGTTCAGTTGA
- the bluB gene encoding 5,6-dimethylbenzimidazole synthase: MSEHAFSPDERRAVYRAIAERRDMRRFVPGSTVAPEVLSRLLHAAHAAPSVGLMQPWRFIRITDDALRGKIHALVDEERIHTADALGVRGDEFLALKVEGILDCAELFVVALGENRDRHIFGRRTLPQMDLASVSCAIQNMWLAARAEGLGMGWVSIFKPLPLARLMGMPADAEPVAILCLGPVPEFPDRPVLEIEHWTTARPLPEFVSENGWPDPTSS; the protein is encoded by the coding sequence GTGTCTGAGCACGCCTTCAGCCCCGACGAGCGTCGCGCCGTCTACCGGGCCATCGCCGAACGCCGGGATATGCGCCGGTTCGTCCCCGGCAGCACGGTGGCGCCCGAGGTCCTCAGCCGCCTGCTGCACGCCGCACACGCGGCACCGAGCGTCGGCCTCATGCAGCCGTGGCGGTTCATCCGCATCACCGACGACGCGCTGCGCGGCAAGATCCACGCCCTCGTCGACGAGGAACGCATCCACACCGCCGACGCGCTCGGCGTCCGTGGCGATGAATTCCTGGCCCTGAAGGTCGAGGGAATCCTCGATTGCGCCGAGCTGTTCGTGGTTGCCCTCGGCGAGAACCGCGACCGGCACATCTTCGGCCGCCGCACCCTGCCCCAGATGGACCTGGCCTCGGTGTCCTGCGCGATCCAGAACATGTGGCTGGCCGCCCGCGCCGAGGGCCTCGGCATGGGCTGGGTGTCGATCTTCAAACCCCTGCCCCTGGCCCGGTTGATGGGCATGCCCGCCGACGCCGAACCCGTGGCGATCCTGTGCCTCGGCCCGGTGCCCGAGTTCCCGGACCGGCCGGTGCTGGAGATCGAGCACTGGACCACCGCACGCCCGCTGCCCGAATTCGTGTCGGAGAACGGCTGGCCGGACCCGACGTCGTCCTAG
- a CDS encoding class I SAM-dependent methyltransferase, with protein sequence MTDATGDGGYFAADYETDEELARLRVLESLCDPWTIRFLETVGVAPGWSCLEVGAGAGSVARWLADRVGPSGHVVAADLDPRFLDDLPALGVEVRRLDITVDEIESGRFDLVHSRALVLHLADPVGALRRMVAALRPGGRLAVEEPDYSTTAPVDRSHPLAAGYAEYLNARTQFLAEANVMNLHYGSMLPVHVEQLGLTGVVNEGRLTVERGGSPQALLLMQSFQQVDDLMVVAGVLPESAVAAAWAALQDPTFAYRSATMHKVWGRRP encoded by the coding sequence ATGACGGACGCTACGGGGGACGGCGGCTACTTTGCGGCCGACTACGAGACGGACGAAGAGCTGGCGCGGCTGCGGGTGCTCGAGTCGCTGTGCGATCCGTGGACGATCCGCTTCCTCGAAACGGTGGGGGTGGCCCCCGGTTGGTCCTGCCTGGAGGTCGGCGCGGGGGCGGGATCGGTGGCGCGTTGGCTGGCCGATCGCGTGGGTCCGTCCGGGCATGTCGTCGCTGCGGATCTGGATCCGCGTTTCCTCGACGACCTACCGGCATTGGGAGTCGAAGTTCGGCGCCTTGATATCACGGTCGACGAAATCGAGTCGGGCCGTTTTGATTTGGTGCACAGCCGGGCGTTGGTGCTGCACCTGGCCGACCCGGTCGGGGCGCTGCGGCGCATGGTTGCGGCGCTGCGGCCGGGAGGTCGGCTCGCAGTCGAGGAACCGGACTACAGCACCACGGCGCCTGTCGACCGGAGCCATCCGCTGGCCGCGGGGTACGCGGAGTACTTGAACGCCCGCACACAGTTCCTCGCCGAGGCGAACGTGATGAACCTGCACTACGGCTCAATGCTGCCGGTGCACGTCGAACAACTCGGACTCACCGGTGTCGTCAACGAGGGCCGGTTGACCGTGGAGCGCGGTGGCAGTCCGCAGGCACTTCTCCTGATGCAGAGCTTCCAACAGGTCGACGACCTGATGGTGGTCGCCGGGGTGCTCCCCGAATCGGCGGTGGCCGCGGCCTGGGCCGCCCTGCAGGATCCGACTTTCGCGTACCGCTCCGCGACGATGCACAAAGTCTGGGGGCGTCGGCCATAG
- a CDS encoding metal ABC transporter solute-binding protein, Zn/Mn family translates to MNLKLYALAGLLLVTPLAACGSEATQPESAGNCVTTPVNVVVSVDQWGDIVSALGGDCAKVTTIIAGSSVDPHDFEPSPADAAKFQGAQLVVVNGGNYDAWANKLAMSTAPNAVVVSAVGQSDESRANPHAWYNPAAVSGIADTVTEELGQAAPEARDYFLQRRAEFATALQPYQQLIADIKTKAPGKRYAATEVLFDDMAAAVGLVNQTPAGFQAASSNHTDPSPADLDAFLRLLSDHGVDVLIYNTQTEGSVPKQIRAAAESAGIPVVDVTETVAPGVDSFEAWQVNQLTALAKALGVQS, encoded by the coding sequence GTGAACCTCAAGCTCTACGCACTGGCGGGCCTGCTGCTCGTCACCCCGCTGGCCGCCTGCGGCTCTGAAGCGACCCAGCCCGAATCGGCAGGCAACTGCGTGACGACACCGGTGAACGTGGTCGTCAGCGTCGACCAGTGGGGCGACATCGTGTCTGCCCTGGGCGGTGACTGTGCCAAGGTGACCACCATAATCGCCGGGTCGTCGGTCGATCCGCACGACTTCGAGCCCTCGCCCGCCGACGCGGCGAAATTCCAAGGCGCCCAACTGGTTGTCGTCAACGGCGGGAACTACGACGCGTGGGCCAACAAACTGGCGATGAGCACCGCGCCGAATGCGGTCGTCGTCTCGGCCGTCGGCCAGTCCGACGAATCACGGGCCAACCCGCACGCCTGGTACAACCCCGCCGCGGTCAGCGGCATCGCCGACACCGTGACCGAGGAGCTCGGTCAAGCGGCTCCCGAGGCACGGGACTACTTCCTCCAGCGTCGCGCCGAGTTCGCCACCGCGCTGCAGCCCTACCAACAGCTGATCGCCGACATCAAGACCAAGGCGCCCGGCAAGCGCTATGCCGCCACCGAAGTGCTGTTCGACGACATGGCGGCCGCGGTCGGCCTGGTCAATCAGACTCCTGCGGGCTTCCAGGCGGCCTCGTCCAACCACACCGACCCGTCACCGGCGGATCTGGACGCATTCCTGCGACTGCTCTCCGATCACGGTGTCGATGTGCTGATCTACAACACCCAGACCGAGGGCTCGGTGCCCAAGCAGATCCGGGCCGCCGCCGAGAGCGCCGGGATTCCGGTTGTCGATGTCACCGAAACGGTGGCGCCCGGAGTGGATTCGTTCGAGGCTTGGCAGGTGAACCAACTGACCGCGCTCGCCAAAGCGCTCGGAGTTCAGTCCTAG
- a CDS encoding metal ABC transporter ATP-binding protein has product MSTDALPPALVFDDVSAVRGGRLIWSEGTFEIPTGGIVALIGSNGSGKSTMLQVVLGLLPAASGSVRVLGGEPGEHNDLIGYVPQDYAAGAGEAIRARGAVTLGLTGRRWGFTRTSAADRARVDEALAWVEATGFANMRLSELSGGQRQRVALANALVGHPKMLILDEPLAALDLRNQHEIVQLLARLNKDLGVTILVVAHDLNPLLSVLDSAIYLLDGHAHHAAIDEVVDADLLTHLYGTQVQVANTPMGQMYMRSV; this is encoded by the coding sequence GTGTCAACGGACGCCCTGCCGCCCGCCCTCGTCTTCGACGACGTCAGCGCCGTGCGCGGGGGCCGGCTGATCTGGTCGGAGGGCACCTTCGAGATCCCGACCGGTGGCATCGTCGCGCTGATCGGTTCCAACGGATCGGGAAAATCCACGATGCTGCAGGTCGTGCTGGGCCTGTTGCCCGCGGCCTCGGGGTCGGTGCGGGTGCTCGGCGGCGAGCCGGGTGAACACAACGATCTGATCGGTTACGTCCCCCAGGACTACGCCGCAGGTGCGGGGGAGGCCATCCGGGCCCGCGGTGCGGTGACCCTCGGGCTCACCGGGCGGCGCTGGGGTTTCACCCGCACCTCGGCCGCCGACCGGGCCCGGGTCGACGAGGCCCTGGCCTGGGTCGAGGCCACCGGGTTCGCGAACATGCGGCTGTCGGAGCTGTCCGGCGGTCAGCGCCAGCGCGTCGCCCTGGCGAATGCCCTTGTCGGACATCCGAAAATGCTGATTCTCGATGAGCCGTTGGCCGCACTCGACCTGCGCAACCAACACGAGATCGTGCAGTTGCTGGCCAGGCTCAACAAGGACCTGGGTGTGACGATTCTCGTTGTCGCGCATGACCTCAACCCACTGCTGAGCGTGCTCGACAGTGCGATCTACCTGCTCGACGGGCACGCACACCACGCCGCCATCGACGAGGTGGTGGACGCCGACCTGCTGACCCACCTCTACGGAACCCAGGTCCAGGTGGCGAACACCCCGATGGGGCAGATGTACATGAGGAGCGTGTGA